The genome window TACAGCCGGCCGGCACACTCTTCGCAAGTGGTCGTTGGTCAGCTACTCAGCATCTAATCATCTACTATGGAATGGTCATGAAAATACGCAAATTGCTTTTCTCTCTCGTGTTTCTGGGGCTTTCTCTGCCGGCGTTCCCCGCCAGCAAAGAGATCGTCCAGCTCCAGACCCAGGTCCAGGCTCTGCAAGACCAGATGGCCCGCATGCAACAAAGCTTTGATGAGCGCATGGGCGTGATGAAGAACCTGGTGGAACAGAACACAGACAACATGAATAAGATCGTGGCCACTATGGGCCAGCTGCAGCAAGCTCTGCAGAAGCAGGCCACCGACGCGGGTTCGCGCAGCGATCAGCTATCCGGGCAGTTGCAATCGCTGAACGACAGTGTGGACGAACTCAAGGCGCGCCTTGCCCGGGTAAGCAAGCAACTCGAGGATATGCAGGCCAACCAGCAGAATCTGCAGGCGCAACAGCAGCAGGCGGCACAAGCGCCCGCTCCGGACGTGCTTTACAACAACGGAGTGCGGGATTACAACGCCGGCAAGTCTGATCTCGCCAAGCAGGAATTCAGCGACTACCTGAAGTACTACCCCAACACTGATTTGGCGGGCAACGCGCAGTTCTATCTGGCAGAGATGGAGTATCGTGACGGCAATTACAAGGCGGCTGCCCAGGATTACGACAAAGTTCTCGCCCAGTTCCCTGGCGGCAACAAGGCCGCTTCTGCCGAACTGAAGAAGGGATTGTCTCTGATGCAACTGGGAGACAAACAGGGCGCAGTGAAGGAACTCAATACCGTCATCCAGCGCTTTCCTCGCTCTCCGGAGGCGACCCAAGCGCGCGACCAGTTGCGTCGGTTAGGAGTGGGGCCGAGTAGGGTGCGGCGAACTTCGCCATCGGAATAATTCTTCGTCGAAGACAGAGGCACGTACTGAGTCCGTACCGGTTGTCCCTGCGCTTAGCTCTTAGTAAATCTAATTAGAAAGCCGCCAGCCGTCGTCGTATTTGCGAAAAACGGCTGTGCCTCGACCAGTTCTTGGCTCTTCCAGACCCTCAGAGTCTTTATCCATCCATTCATACTCCACTCGTTTAGTCGTGGGGCTGATGTCAGCAATGCCGGTAACACCTGTAATTTCAATTCCCGGGAAACGGTTGGAATGCGCGATCAGACGCCCCGCGCAACTGCGGGTCAGGATTCCGAACTCGCCATTGGTGAGACAGGTTGCGTGGATGCTCATGAATTGGTGGGCTGGGGGTTGAAAAGCATCGAAGGTGGTTACCATGACGCCCGCCAGCATGGTAAACGCGAATGCGTAGATGCACAGCGGTCCGATCCTGTGAAGCAGTAATCGGGAGAACGAAGTCAGCCTACGAAGCTCTTCCTGGGATTGTTCCGAAAACATAATGTTGGTCTCCGAGGACGTGACTGCCAATTCTGCTCAGTCGCGAGCTGGAGGTCAAGAAACCAAGGTAATTGTTGACCGTTCTTTTTTCTTGAACAGGGACTAACCCATAGACAGGTCGCTATTTTCTGGATGTGAAACTGTGCAGCCGCTTGGTCGTACCCTGTCGGGGAATTCACCGACCGAAGTTGCCCGAGGGGGGCCGATTCCATGCCCTGTGATGCAAACTGCCTAATCGCAAGGTGAGATGAATTTTGCGAACAAGTGTAGGGCGGACACTCTTGTCCGCCACATGCCGAACGCAGGAATGCCCACACGTACAGGGCGCCGTGGGTCAGCAAGACACATGCCCTTACGGGTGGGAGCAATGGGTCGCGGCAATAGAGACTCCAGGTCGAGAGATGTACGCCACTCCGGTGTGCATGGTGAAGCTTGGATTCTTACGAAAAAGCTCGACAGAAGGCCAATTTTCTGATTAAGTGTCCCGCCAATGGTAGGTTCGTGATCTGGGCTGGAACCAGGTGTCGTTTTCAGCACATATGACTGTCCATAGATGTTATGTGAGCTTATTCAAAAAACCGTATATGTATCCGCCTCTCTGATAGTAAGTTGCAGGAAACAAACGAGAGTGCAATGGACTCTGAATTGCCTCTGAGGCACCCAATACCCGCACTTTTTCTTATAAGTAGTTGGTCTTATAGGGGTTCCGTTATATAGCAGCAGGGCACCACCGCAATTTTAATTATTGAGGTGACCACATGCGACGCCTACTGGGAACTAGTGTATTACTTCTGTTGTTTGCGGTTGCAGGTTATGCGCAAACCTTTCGTGGTGCGATCAACGGTACAGTCACGGATCCCTCGGGAGCCGTCGTGCCTAACGCCAATGTAAAGGCTGTAAACAACGCCACCGGCGTGACCAACGCGATGACCACCACCAGTAATGGCCAGTTCGCGTTTCAGGATTTGCCGCTGGGTTCCTACAAGGTCAGCGTCTCGGCTAGCGGTTTCCGCCCGATCGCGGTTGACAACGTAATCGTGACCGCCGGCTCCATCTACACCTTGCCGGTCAAGCTTGCTCTAGGGCAAGAATCCACCTCGATTGAAGTTTCCGCTGCCGCTCTTGCGGTCGATACCACCACCCAAACCCAAACCATGACGATTCCATCAGCGGTTGTTCAGGATGTTCCGCTGAATGGACGCGACTTCACGCAGTTGATCTCGGTGGAGCCCGGCTTTGGCGGATACAACGTGGGCGGCTTTGGCTCGTTGAATGGTACCCGTCCCAATCAGGTGAACTGGCAGATTGACGGCGTGGACAATAATGACCTGTGGCACAACATTCCAGCGGTCAACCAAGGTGGCGTTTCTGGGATCGCCGGTATCATCCTCCCCATCGACTCTATTGACGAATTTTCCGCACAGACTCAGTCTGGCGCAGAGGCAGGACGCAACGCCGGTGGCACCGTAAATGTGGTTATGAAGTCCGGCGGAAATGCGTTCCATGGCTCCGTCTATTATTACAATCGGAACGAATTCTATGCCGCGTCTTCGCCCTTCTTCACCAAGAGCGCAACCGTTACAAAGGCGCCGCCGCTTCGCAATCAAAACTATGGGCTGAGCGTTGGCGGACCCATAATTAAGAACAAGACTTTCTTCTTCCTCGGGTACGAGAAGCAACAATATTTGATTGGTTTGTCAGGCCTGGCAACTGAGCCATCCGATGCGTGGATTGCCAACGCGCAAAGTGTCTTGAATAAGTTCGGTGTACCAGAGAGTTCTCTTTCCGCAAACTTAATTGGGCCGAATGGTTTCTGGCCAAAGAACTTGATCGGCAACCTGCCTGCCACGACCCACAACTTCTTTAGCCCTGTTGCCTCTACCGGATACAGCTACAACGCCGATGCGAGGATCGACCATAATTTTACCGAGAACGAGCGCCTCTCCTTCCGCTGGTTCGGAGGACAGGGTAGCCAGACAGCGCCGCTCGGTGGCAGCCCCGCCTTGGGAACCGCCAGTTCGAACTTAAAGGACTATTTCGAGGTGGCGCCGCTGCATGTGTATAACTACGCCCTGGTTTGGAACTCGGTTTTCTCCACACGGCTGACCAATCAGGTCCTCTTTGGAGTGAACTATTTCAACCAGGTCTTCCATGATTTCAACAACAAATTCGATACCAAATCGATGGGCTTATTTTTGAGCCCGGATGCAAAAGTGAACGGTCAGCCGATTCGCGGCGCGCCGCAAATCGTCATCGGAGATTTTGAGCATATCGGTCTCACGCCTCCGGAAGGCCGCAATGACATTACCGGCCATCTTACCGATATCGTCTCCTACACCATGGGTAAGCATCAATTCCGCTTCGGAGGCGAGGTTCGCCAGGGCCGCGTTAATGAGTTCTATTTCCGCCGTGGAACCGGACAGTTCACCTTCGACGGATCTCAAGGACCTTGGGCGTCTTCCATATGCTCTACTCCACCCGCACCAGGTTGCATTGACAGCAACACGGCCGCGCTGGCTGATTTTCTTGCCGGGAACGTATTGAAGTCCACCATCGCGGTAGGCAACGCGGAACGTGCCGTCACTGTCAATGCATTTAACGCCTACATTCAGGATGCCTGGCAGGTCACCCGCAAGCTGAACCTGAATTACGGACTCCGTTATGAATACTTCGGTCCGCTGCATAGCGGCAAAAAGGACCTGGGAGTTTTCATCCCGGGTAAGGCCCTGCTCATTCAGGGAAATGGCATCGATTCCATCTTCCCGCCAGACAGAAACAACTTTGCACCTCGCCTCGGCTTTGCCTATCAGCCCAGAGAGAACGGCGATCTGGTGGTTCGCGGCGGAATCGGGGTCTTCTTCGATCAGATCAACATGAATCCTTTCCTGGACTTCCGCCCACCCATCACCGCGGCGAGTGGTTTACAGGGCAACCCCGTTGGTCCGTCCCCATACTCTACCTATACTCGCAACGGGTATAACTGGCAGGCGGTGCAAGCCGGCGGGCAGTCGATCTTCCCTGGTGTCCAGACTTGCCCCAGTTTGAACTTCAACATCGATCCTGGCTGCGGCGT of Terriglobales bacterium contains these proteins:
- a CDS encoding tetratricopeptide repeat protein, whose translation is MKIRKLLFSLVFLGLSLPAFPASKEIVQLQTQVQALQDQMARMQQSFDERMGVMKNLVEQNTDNMNKIVATMGQLQQALQKQATDAGSRSDQLSGQLQSLNDSVDELKARLARVSKQLEDMQANQQNLQAQQQQAAQAPAPDVLYNNGVRDYNAGKSDLAKQEFSDYLKYYPNTDLAGNAQFYLAEMEYRDGNYKAAAQDYDKVLAQFPGGNKAASAELKKGLSLMQLGDKQGAVKELNTVIQRFPRSPEATQARDQLRRLGVGPSRVRRTSPSE
- a CDS encoding TonB-dependent receptor; translated protein: MRRLLGTSVLLLLFAVAGYAQTFRGAINGTVTDPSGAVVPNANVKAVNNATGVTNAMTTTSNGQFAFQDLPLGSYKVSVSASGFRPIAVDNVIVTAGSIYTLPVKLALGQESTSIEVSAAALAVDTTTQTQTMTIPSAVVQDVPLNGRDFTQLISVEPGFGGYNVGGFGSLNGTRPNQVNWQIDGVDNNDLWHNIPAVNQGGVSGIAGIILPIDSIDEFSAQTQSGAEAGRNAGGTVNVVMKSGGNAFHGSVYYYNRNEFYAASSPFFTKSATVTKAPPLRNQNYGLSVGGPIIKNKTFFFLGYEKQQYLIGLSGLATEPSDAWIANAQSVLNKFGVPESSLSANLIGPNGFWPKNLIGNLPATTHNFFSPVASTGYSYNADARIDHNFTENERLSFRWFGGQGSQTAPLGGSPALGTASSNLKDYFEVAPLHVYNYALVWNSVFSTRLTNQVLFGVNYFNQVFHDFNNKFDTKSMGLFLSPDAKVNGQPIRGAPQIVIGDFEHIGLTPPEGRNDITGHLTDIVSYTMGKHQFRFGGEVRQGRVNEFYFRRGTGQFTFDGSQGPWASSICSTPPAPGCIDSNTAALADFLAGNVLKSTIAVGNAERAVTVNAFNAYIQDAWQVTRKLNLNYGLRYEYFGPLHSGKKDLGVFIPGKALLIQGNGIDSIFPPDRNNFAPRLGFAYQPRENGDLVVRGGIGVFFDQINMNPFLDFRPPITAASGLQGNPVGPSPYSTYTRNGYNWQAVQAGGQSIFPGVQTCPSLNFNIDPGCGVPGAGGTNIYNVFGVNQNFRAPYFYSYNLQLEKALGNAALVQIGYVGNQGRKLNIMLNLNQNGDYNTLYPNVGSILQLNSSGTSNYNGLQSVFRVKSWHGLTSQFAYTWAHSLDEISEYRAVIPFDSFNLHLDYGNSDYDTRHLFTTSFTYDIPGSSHGPKILTHGWQLSSLLNFHSGQPYDITRPGKNLIGDPFAGVSHSFSKNLPICSCAGMQWVNPLAFASATGPGNLSRNKFAGPGFGDVDLSVFKNIPITERFRLQLRAEMFNLFNRINLVSGAGAVNSDGTITDTIGDFNGAPGLGPGEPFNMQLAIKIIF